One window from the genome of Pantoea cypripedii encodes:
- the fepD gene encoding Fe(3+)-siderophore ABC transporter permease produces MLLVLLIALSLMLGAKSISFSDVYHSLTSSCSDADCVIVRDARLPRTLAGLLAGVALGLAGALMQSLTRNPLADPGILGVNAGAGFAVVLGIALFGADTPVAWLGFAFGGALLASLLVAMTGAIGGGRVNPVRLTLAGVALGAVLEGLTSGISLLNPDIYDHLRFWHSGSLDIRNFTILRTLFPAVLVGSVVAFCLSQALNSLSMGGDMATALGTRVARTQLLGLLAIALLCGAATAAVGPIAFLGLMTPHLARWLVGNDHRWLLPATALVTPILLLAADIIGRLLVPGELRVSIVTAMLGAPMLIVLVRRKLGRGAV; encoded by the coding sequence ATGCTGCTGGTGCTCCTTATTGCCCTCAGTTTAATGCTGGGGGCAAAATCTATCTCTTTTTCCGATGTTTATCATTCGCTTACTTCAAGCTGCTCTGACGCGGATTGCGTGATTGTGCGCGATGCGCGTCTGCCACGAACGCTGGCAGGATTGCTGGCGGGTGTCGCGTTGGGGCTGGCAGGCGCATTGATGCAAAGCCTGACGCGTAACCCACTGGCCGATCCGGGTATTCTCGGGGTGAACGCCGGGGCGGGTTTTGCTGTGGTGCTGGGCATTGCGCTGTTTGGTGCCGACACACCGGTCGCATGGCTCGGGTTTGCTTTTGGCGGCGCGCTGCTGGCTTCGCTGCTGGTGGCGATGACCGGGGCGATTGGCGGCGGACGCGTGAATCCGGTGCGTCTGACCCTGGCAGGCGTGGCACTGGGGGCGGTACTGGAAGGGCTAACCTCGGGGATATCACTGCTCAACCCTGACATCTACGATCATCTGCGTTTCTGGCATAGCGGCTCGCTGGATATCCGCAATTTCACCATTCTGCGTACTCTGTTTCCTGCCGTGCTGGTGGGTAGCGTGGTGGCTTTTTGCCTGTCTCAGGCGCTTAACAGCCTGAGTATGGGCGGCGATATGGCGACGGCGCTGGGAACCCGCGTGGCGCGTACTCAACTGCTCGGGCTGCTGGCGATTGCGCTGTTGTGTGGCGCGGCGACGGCAGCAGTGGGACCGATCGCGTTTCTCGGTTTAATGACGCCGCATCTGGCGCGCTGGCTGGTGGGGAATGACCATCGCTGGTTGTTGCCCGCCACCGCGCTGGTGACGCCGATCCTGCTACTGGCGGCAGATATTATCGGTCGCCTGCTGGTGCCCGGCGAGTTGCGGGTGTCAATCGTCACCGCGATGCTCGGTGCGCCGATGCTGATCGTGCTGGTACGGCGCAAATTAGGGCGAGGTGCGGTATGA
- a CDS encoding ATP-binding cassette domain-containing protein codes for MTEIPSRLYGEGLTLGYDKKVVAENLSVAIPEGELTVIIGPNACGKSTLLRTLSRLNPPLKGQVFLDGDAINRYPTKEVARRLGLLPQSSNAPAGISVTELVARGRYPHQQLFGRWRAEDEAAVQQAMLATGVADLAQQQVDTLSGGQRQRVWIAMVLAQQTPLLLLDEPTTWLDITHQIELLELMQDLNQQHGRSLVVVLHDLNHACRYATHLIAMRHGRIIAEGKPAEIVTPALIEQVYGLRCVIVEDPVAHTPMIVPLGRPKA; via the coding sequence ATGACCGAAATTCCTTCACGTCTCTATGGCGAAGGGCTGACGCTGGGCTACGACAAAAAAGTGGTGGCGGAGAATTTGTCGGTGGCGATCCCGGAGGGGGAGCTGACGGTGATTATCGGCCCAAATGCCTGCGGAAAATCGACCCTGCTGCGTACCCTGAGCCGCCTTAATCCTCCGCTGAAAGGCCAGGTTTTTCTCGATGGTGATGCCATCAACCGCTATCCCACGAAAGAGGTGGCGCGCCGTCTCGGCCTGCTGCCGCAAAGTTCCAACGCCCCGGCGGGGATCAGCGTCACCGAACTGGTGGCGCGCGGACGTTATCCACATCAGCAGCTGTTTGGCCGCTGGCGTGCCGAAGATGAGGCGGCGGTACAGCAGGCGATGCTGGCGACCGGCGTGGCTGACCTGGCGCAGCAGCAGGTGGATACGCTCTCCGGTGGACAGCGTCAGCGGGTGTGGATTGCGATGGTGCTGGCACAGCAGACGCCGTTATTGCTGCTGGATGAACCCACCACCTGGCTGGATATTACCCATCAGATTGAGCTGCTGGAGCTGATGCAGGATCTGAATCAGCAGCACGGACGTTCGCTGGTGGTGGTGTTGCATGACCTGAATCATGCCTGCCGTTATGCCACGCACCTGATTGCGATGCGTCATGGACGGATTATTGCCGAAGGGAAACCGGCAGAAATTGTCACTCCGGCGCTGATTGAGCAGGTTTATGGCCTGCGCTGCGTGATTGTGGAAGATCCCGTGGCGCATACGCCGATGATCGTACCGCTGGGACGACCAAAGGCGTAA
- the fepG gene encoding iron-enterobactin ABC transporter permease gives MTQRSLWHALWLLLGCGLLAFLALTRGALPITGEQLWQVLLGEGASNVKLILLEWRLPRVLMALLIGAALGISGAIFQSLLRNPLGSPDILGFNTGAYSGVLVALVLFNQNASAITFAALLGGIITAALVYVFAWRNGVETFRLIIVGISVRALLMALNSWLIISASLESAVSAGLWSAGSLNGITWAKTPPVIAVLLLSLLLVALLARRMRLLEMGDDTACALGVPVERSRLWLMLLGVVLTAASTALVGPISFIALLAPQIARRLGGGMPLTALCGALLLIAADFAAQHLFLPYQLPVGVITVSLGGLYLIALLVREARRQ, from the coding sequence ATGACACAGCGCTCACTATGGCATGCTCTCTGGTTGCTGCTGGGCTGCGGGCTACTGGCTTTTCTGGCTCTGACGCGCGGTGCGCTACCGATCACTGGCGAACAGCTGTGGCAGGTGCTGCTGGGGGAGGGTGCCAGCAACGTGAAACTGATCCTGCTGGAATGGCGCTTGCCGCGTGTGCTGATGGCGCTGCTGATTGGCGCGGCGCTCGGCATCAGTGGCGCGATTTTCCAGTCGCTGCTGCGTAACCCGCTCGGCAGCCCGGATATTTTAGGTTTTAACACCGGGGCCTATAGCGGTGTGCTGGTGGCGCTGGTGTTGTTTAATCAAAATGCCTCGGCGATAACCTTCGCCGCGCTGCTGGGCGGTATTATCACGGCTGCGCTGGTGTATGTGTTTGCCTGGCGTAATGGGGTGGAAACCTTCCGTTTGATCATTGTCGGCATCAGCGTGCGTGCCTTGCTGATGGCGCTCAATAGCTGGCTGATTATCAGCGCTTCGCTCGAATCTGCGGTCAGCGCCGGTTTATGGAGTGCCGGGTCGCTCAACGGCATCACCTGGGCGAAGACGCCGCCGGTGATTGCTGTGCTGTTGCTGAGCTTGCTGCTGGTGGCACTGCTGGCGCGGCGGATGCGTTTGCTGGAAATGGGGGATGACACCGCCTGTGCGCTTGGCGTACCGGTTGAACGTAGTCGCCTGTGGTTAATGTTGCTCGGCGTGGTACTGACTGCGGCCTCAACGGCGCTGGTCGGGCCGATTTCGTTTATCGCCTTACTGGCACCGCAGATCGCCCGTCGTCTCGGCGGCGGCATGCCACTGACCGCGCTTTGCGGTGCGTTGCTGTTGATCGCTGCGGATTTTGCCGCGCAGCACCTGTTCCTGCCTTATCAATTACCGGTTGGCGTGATTACCGTCAGCCTCGGCGGACTTTATCTGATTGCTTTACTGGTGCGGGAGGCGCGACGCCAATGA
- the entS gene encoding enterobactin transporter EntS codes for MNKPSHFIDLSLLKSHPAFRAVFIARFISIVALGMLAVAVPVQIQQMTASSWLVGLGVTVAACGMFIGLLTGGVLADRYERKKLILFARSTCGLGFVGLAINAALPHPSLMAVYLLGLWDGFFGAIGVTALLAATPALVGRENLMQAGALTMLTVRFGSILSPAIAGMVIASGGVVWNFALAAAGTLLTVLTLLKLPVLPIPPQPRENPLKSLATGVQFLFSTPLVGMAALIGALVTLASAIRVLYPALAPHWEVSADRLGLMFAAVPLGAAVGALTSGRLAHASRPGLLIISSAITAFVALGLFGLMPTFPLALLCLVAFGYFSSITSLVQYTMIQALTPDALLGRINSLWTAQNVTGDALGAAMIGAMGSWLLPQQAATMFGCAAALLGVLMWLLMGRLRRYQPPAPTLAEDAS; via the coding sequence ATGAACAAACCCTCCCACTTTATTGATCTCTCCCTGCTTAAATCTCACCCGGCGTTTCGCGCGGTGTTTATCGCCCGTTTTATCTCGATTGTTGCCCTCGGCATGCTGGCAGTGGCGGTACCGGTACAAATTCAGCAGATGACGGCGTCATCCTGGCTGGTCGGTCTGGGGGTGACCGTGGCGGCCTGCGGCATGTTTATCGGTTTGCTGACCGGGGGCGTGCTGGCCGATCGTTATGAACGTAAGAAACTGATTTTATTCGCTCGTTCTACCTGCGGCCTTGGCTTTGTCGGGCTGGCAATTAACGCGGCATTGCCACACCCCTCACTGATGGCGGTTTATCTGCTGGGATTGTGGGATGGCTTCTTTGGTGCGATTGGCGTGACCGCGCTGCTGGCCGCGACACCGGCACTGGTTGGACGCGAAAACCTGATGCAGGCGGGTGCCCTGACCATGCTGACCGTGCGTTTCGGCTCAATTCTCTCCCCGGCAATCGCCGGCATGGTGATCGCCAGCGGCGGCGTGGTGTGGAACTTCGCGCTGGCAGCGGCGGGTACGCTGCTGACCGTACTGACGCTGCTCAAACTCCCGGTATTACCTATACCGCCGCAACCGCGTGAGAACCCCTTGAAATCACTGGCAACCGGTGTGCAGTTCCTGTTCAGCACACCGCTGGTGGGCATGGCGGCGCTGATCGGCGCGCTGGTGACGCTGGCCAGTGCCATCCGTGTGCTGTACCCGGCCCTGGCGCCACACTGGGAGGTCAGCGCGGACCGGCTGGGATTGATGTTTGCCGCCGTGCCGCTCGGCGCGGCGGTCGGTGCATTAACCAGTGGCCGACTGGCACACGCCAGCCGTCCGGGGCTGTTGATTATCAGCAGCGCGATAACCGCTTTCGTTGCGCTGGGGCTGTTTGGCCTGATGCCAACGTTCCCCCTGGCTTTGCTGTGTCTGGTGGCATTTGGCTACTTCAGCTCGATTACCAGCCTGGTGCAGTACACCATGATCCAGGCGTTAACGCCGGATGCACTCCTTGGGCGTATCAACAGTTTGTGGACGGCGCAGAATGTCACCGGCGATGCGTTGGGGGCGGCGATGATTGGTGCGATGGGGTCCTGGCTGCTGCCACAGCAGGCTGCAACGATGTTTGGCTGCGCGGCGGCCTTGCTGGGTGTGCTGATGTGGCTGCTGATGGGACGTTTACGCCGCTATCAACCGCCAGCGCCGACGCTGGCGGAAGACGCATCATGA